One Streptomyces sp. V4I8 genomic window carries:
- a CDS encoding acetyl-CoA C-acetyltransferase, protein MAEAYIVEAVRTPVGRRGGGLSGVHPADLGAHVLKELVSRAGMDPAAVEDVVFGCLDAVGPQAGDIARTCWLAAGLPEEVPGVTVDRQCGSSQQAVHFAAQGVLSGTQDLVVAGGVQNMSMIPIAFATRQAAEPLGLTAGPFAGSKGWRARYGEKPVNQFAGAEMIAAKWGISRQDQEEFALRSHRRALRAIDEGRFEREVVAYGQISVDEGPRRDTSLEKMAGLKPVIDGGTITAACSSQVSDGAAAMLLASERAVREHGLTPRARVHHLSVRGEDPIRMLTAPIPATAHALKKTGLSIDDIDLVEINEAFAPVVLAWLKETGADPDKVNVNGGAIALGHPLGATGVKLMTTLLHELERTGGRFGLQTMCEGGGQANVTIIERL, encoded by the coding sequence ATGGCCGAGGCCTACATCGTCGAAGCGGTCCGTACGCCCGTGGGGCGGCGCGGAGGAGGGCTCAGCGGGGTCCATCCGGCCGACCTGGGCGCGCATGTGCTCAAGGAACTCGTCTCGCGCGCGGGCATGGACCCGGCCGCCGTCGAGGACGTCGTCTTCGGCTGCCTGGACGCCGTCGGGCCACAGGCCGGGGACATCGCGCGGACCTGCTGGCTGGCGGCGGGGCTGCCCGAGGAGGTGCCGGGCGTGACCGTGGACCGGCAGTGCGGGTCCTCGCAGCAGGCCGTGCACTTCGCGGCGCAGGGCGTGCTGTCCGGCACCCAGGACCTCGTGGTCGCCGGTGGCGTGCAGAACATGTCGATGATCCCCATCGCCTTCGCCACCCGGCAGGCCGCCGAGCCGCTCGGCCTCACGGCGGGCCCCTTCGCGGGCAGCAAGGGCTGGCGGGCGCGGTACGGGGAGAAGCCGGTCAACCAGTTCGCCGGCGCCGAGATGATCGCCGCGAAGTGGGGGATCAGCCGGCAGGACCAGGAGGAGTTCGCGCTCCGCTCCCACCGGCGGGCGCTGCGGGCGATCGACGAGGGGCGCTTCGAACGGGAGGTGGTGGCCTACGGCCAGATCAGCGTCGACGAGGGGCCGCGCCGCGACACCTCCCTGGAGAAGATGGCCGGGCTGAAACCGGTCATCGACGGCGGCACGATCACGGCCGCCTGTTCCTCGCAGGTCTCCGACGGCGCGGCGGCGATGCTGCTCGCCTCGGAGCGGGCGGTGCGCGAACACGGGCTCACGCCCCGGGCCCGGGTGCACCATCTCTCGGTGCGCGGGGAGGACCCCATCCGTATGCTCACCGCGCCCATACCCGCCACCGCCCACGCCCTGAAGAAGACCGGCCTGTCCATCGACGACATCGACCTCGTCGAGATCAACGAGGCCTTCGCGCCGGTCGTCCTGGCCTGGCTGAAGGAGACCGGCGCGGATCCTGACAAGGTCAATGTCAACGGCGGGGCGATCGCTCTGGGGCATCCGCTGGGGGCGACGGGGGTCAAGCTGATGACGACCCTGTTGCACGAACTGGAGCGCACGGGCGGTCGGTTCGGGCTCCAGACGATGTGCGAGGGCGGAGGACAGGCCAACGTGACGATCATCGAGAGGTTGTGA
- a CDS encoding TetR/AcrR family transcriptional regulator, producing MPTKKKPQVTATGKPAAAAAQARRRELLDTAAEVFAEQGYNATTVRKIADHAGMLAGSLYYHFDSKESMLEEILSSFLDELWSGYDAVLEAGLGPRETLEALVTESFREIDRHRAAVAIYQKENRQLVAQERFAFLAESQRRFEKAWLSTLERGVAAGVFRSELDVRLTYRFVRDTVWVAASWYRPGGQHSPEEIARQYLSMVLDGIAVRE from the coding sequence GTGCCGACCAAGAAGAAGCCCCAGGTGACCGCCACCGGAAAGCCCGCGGCCGCCGCCGCTCAGGCGCGCCGCCGCGAACTCCTCGACACCGCCGCCGAGGTCTTCGCCGAGCAGGGCTACAACGCCACCACCGTACGCAAGATCGCCGACCACGCGGGCATGCTCGCGGGCAGTCTCTACTACCACTTCGACTCCAAGGAGTCGATGCTGGAAGAGATCCTCAGCTCGTTCCTCGACGAGTTGTGGAGCGGCTACGACGCCGTCCTGGAGGCCGGGCTGGGCCCGCGCGAGACGCTGGAGGCGCTGGTCACCGAGTCGTTCCGGGAGATCGACCGGCACCGTGCCGCCGTCGCGATCTACCAGAAGGAGAACAGACAGCTGGTGGCGCAGGAGCGGTTCGCGTTCCTCGCCGAGTCGCAGCGCAGGTTCGAGAAGGCGTGGCTGTCCACGCTGGAGCGCGGGGTCGCGGCCGGGGTGTTCCGGTCCGAACTCGACGTCCGGCTCACCTACCGGTTCGTGCGGGACACGGTGTGGGTCGCCGCGTCCTGGTACCGGCCCGGCGGACAGCACAGCCCGGAGGAGATCGCCCGGCAGTACCTGTCGATGGTGCTGGACGGGATCGCCGTACGTGAATAG
- a CDS encoding SDR family oxidoreductase, with product MTNVEAPTYVPGHGLLRGRTAVITAAAGAGIGGATARRFLEEGARVLISDAHARRLKEHGAELAGEFGAASVAALPCDVTDETQVRALFEAAVAEHGQLDVVVNNAGLGGTSPLVDMTDEQWSKVLDVTLNGTFRCTRAALRRMRDTGGVIVNNASVVGWRAQAGQAHYAAAKAGVMALTRCAAIEAAEYGVRVNAVSPSLAMHPHLAKVTTPELLEELTAREAFGRYAEPWEVANVIVFLASDYSSYMTGEIVSVSSQHA from the coding sequence ATGACAAACGTCGAGGCGCCGACGTACGTTCCCGGGCACGGACTGCTCCGCGGACGCACCGCCGTCATCACCGCGGCAGCCGGCGCGGGCATCGGCGGCGCGACCGCACGCCGCTTCCTCGAAGAGGGCGCGCGCGTGCTGATCAGCGACGCGCACGCGCGGCGGCTGAAGGAGCACGGGGCGGAGCTGGCCGGGGAGTTCGGCGCGGCGTCGGTGGCCGCGCTGCCCTGCGACGTGACCGACGAGACGCAGGTGCGGGCGCTGTTCGAGGCGGCCGTGGCCGAGCACGGACAGCTCGACGTCGTCGTCAACAACGCCGGTCTCGGCGGGACTTCACCCCTCGTCGACATGACCGACGAACAGTGGTCGAAGGTCCTCGACGTGACCTTGAACGGCACGTTCAGATGCACCCGGGCCGCCCTCCGCCGTATGCGGGACACCGGCGGCGTGATCGTCAACAACGCCTCCGTCGTCGGCTGGCGCGCCCAGGCCGGACAGGCGCACTACGCGGCCGCGAAGGCGGGCGTGATGGCGCTGACCCGGTGCGCGGCGATCGAGGCGGCCGAGTACGGGGTGCGGGTCAACGCCGTCTCCCCGAGCCTCGCCATGCATCCCCACCTCGCGAAGGTGACGACCCCCGAACTCCTGGAGGAACTGACGGCCCGCGAGGCCTTCGGCCGGTACGCCGAGCCCTGGGAGGTGGCCAATGTCATCGTCTTCCTGGCCTCGGACTACTCCTCGTACATGACCGGAGAGATCGTCTCCGTCAGCAGCCAGCACGCCTAG
- a CDS encoding acyl-CoA dehydrogenase family protein, which yields MDLTHSPADEAFRAEARAWLRAHVPPDPLPSLETGEGFAAHRAWEAELAADRWSAVNWPAAYGGRDATLVRWLLFEEEYYAAGAPGRVNQNGVSLLAPTLFDHGTEEQRARVLPPMATGEVVWAQAWSEPEAGSDLASLKSRARRAAGGWLLSGQKTWSSRAAFADRAFGLFRTDPDAPKPHQGLTYLMFDLRAPGVTVRPIARLDGRPAFAELFLDEVFVPDEDVIGEPGQGWRIAMSTAGNERGLMLRSPGRFLASAGRLHRLWQAQGSPESTKDRVADALIGARAYQLFTFAAASRFLDGESLGPESSVNKVFWSEYDIALHETALDLLGTEGELADTEWAERYVFSLSGPIYAGTNEIQRDIIAERLLGLPKGRR from the coding sequence GTGGACCTCACGCACTCTCCGGCCGACGAGGCGTTCCGCGCCGAGGCCCGCGCCTGGCTGCGCGCGCATGTGCCGCCCGATCCGCTCCCGTCCCTGGAGACCGGGGAGGGCTTCGCCGCACACCGCGCGTGGGAGGCCGAACTCGCCGCCGACCGCTGGTCGGCGGTGAACTGGCCGGCGGCGTACGGCGGCCGGGACGCCACGCTTGTGCGGTGGCTGCTGTTCGAGGAGGAGTACTACGCGGCGGGGGCGCCGGGCCGCGTCAACCAGAACGGCGTCAGCCTCCTCGCCCCGACCCTCTTCGACCACGGCACCGAGGAGCAACGCGCGCGGGTGCTGCCGCCCATGGCCACCGGCGAGGTGGTCTGGGCGCAGGCGTGGTCGGAGCCAGAGGCCGGTTCCGACCTGGCGTCGCTGAAGTCGAGGGCCAGGCGCGCGGCGGGCGGTTGGCTGCTGTCCGGCCAGAAGACGTGGTCCTCTCGCGCGGCCTTCGCCGACCGCGCCTTCGGCCTGTTCCGCACCGACCCGGACGCCCCGAAGCCCCACCAGGGCCTGACCTACCTGATGTTCGACCTGCGCGCCCCCGGTGTCACGGTCCGTCCCATCGCCCGCCTCGACGGCAGGCCCGCCTTCGCCGAGCTGTTCCTGGACGAGGTGTTCGTACCGGACGAGGACGTGATCGGCGAGCCGGGCCAGGGCTGGCGCATCGCGATGTCGACGGCGGGCAACGAGCGAGGTCTGATGCTCCGCTCCCCGGGCCGTTTCCTCGCGAGCGCCGGCCGGCTTCATCGCCTCTGGCAGGCACAGGGCAGCCCGGAGAGCACGAAGGACCGCGTGGCCGACGCCCTGATCGGTGCCCGCGCCTACCAGCTCTTCACCTTCGCCGCCGCCTCCCGCTTCCTCGACGGCGAGTCGCTCGGCCCCGAGTCCAGCGTGAACAAGGTCTTCTGGTCGGAGTACGACATCGCACTGCACGAGACGGCCCTCGATCTGCTGGGCACCGAGGGCGAGTTGGCTGACACGGAGTGGGCGGAGCGCTACGTCTTCTCGCTCTCCGGACCGATCTACGCCGGGACGAACGAGATACAGCGCGACATCATCGCCGAGCGGCTGCTGGGCCTGCCGAAGGGACGACGCTGA
- a CDS encoding acyl-CoA dehydrogenase family protein, whose translation MRFLLDPEQRAFGDSLNAMLAAADTPSVVRDWSRGEHARGRALWSRIAEAGVFALAVAEAYEGLGPRPVELAVAFVELGRHAVPGPLVETVAAAILLADLADPGPAERLLPALASGEAVATLAWKGPYALDGDVATTRLALTRPGLLLSPGHGPVRPSLDPARRLTPLEPGGELLGRDPATARALAYARLATAAQALGVGQALLDRTVAHVGRRTQFGVPIGSFQAVKHRLADARIGLEFARPLLFGAALTMAPADIAAAKVTACEAAYAAARTALQLHGAIGYTAEYDLSLWLTKARALRTAWGEPDVCRAEVLRAHALSGDRRW comes from the coding sequence ATGCGCTTCCTCCTCGACCCCGAGCAGCGTGCCTTCGGCGACTCGCTGAATGCCATGCTGGCGGCCGCGGACACGCCCTCCGTCGTACGGGACTGGAGCCGGGGCGAGCATGCGCGGGGCCGGGCGCTGTGGTCCCGCATCGCCGAGGCGGGGGTGTTCGCGCTGGCGGTTGCGGAGGCGTACGAGGGGCTGGGCCCCCGGCCCGTCGAACTCGCCGTCGCCTTCGTGGAGTTGGGGCGACACGCAGTGCCGGGTCCGTTGGTGGAGACGGTCGCGGCGGCGATCCTGCTCGCCGATCTGGCGGACCCCGGCCCGGCCGAGCGGCTCCTGCCGGCGTTGGCGTCCGGCGAGGCCGTGGCGACGCTGGCGTGGAAGGGGCCGTACGCCCTGGACGGCGACGTGGCCACCACCCGCCTGGCCCTCACGCGACCAGGCCTGCTCCTCTCTCCCGGCCACGGCCCCGTCCGCCCCTCCCTGGACCCGGCCCGCCGTCTCACCCCCCTCGAACCCGGCGGCGAACTGCTCGGCCGCGACCCGGCCACCGCCCGCGCCCTCGCCTACGCCCGCCTCGCCACCGCCGCCCAAGCCCTCGGCGTCGGTCAGGCCCTGCTCGACAGGACGGTCGCCCATGTCGGACGGCGCACCCAGTTCGGGGTCCCCATAGGCTCGTTCCAGGCCGTCAAGCACCGGCTGGCCGACGCGAGGATCGGGCTGGAGTTCGCCCGGCCGCTCCTGTTCGGCGCCGCGCTCACCATGGCGCCCGCCGACATCGCCGCCGCCAAGGTCACCGCCTGCGAGGCCGCGTACGCCGCCGCCCGTACCGCGCTGCAGTTGCACGGCGCGATCGGCTACACGGCGGAGTACGACCTGTCGCTGTGGCTGACCAAGGCCCGCGCCCTGCGCACCGCCTGGGGCGAGCCGGACGTATGCAGAGCCGAAGTGCTGCGTGCCCACGCCCTCAGTGGTGATCGCCGCTGGTGA
- a CDS encoding cytochrome bc complex cytochrome b subunit: MDGARSGHDGTDARRSAPPGKGEKIADWADGRLGLFALAKANMRKVFPDHWSFMLGEVCLYSFLVLILTGVYLTLFFDPSTNEVVYNGTYEPLNGVLMTRAYESTLDISFDVRGGLLMRQIHHWAALVFVTGMLVHMMRVFFTGAFRKPRELNWVFGWTLLMLGIITGLTGYSLPDDLLSGTGLRFAHGAILSIPIVGTYVAFFLFGGEFPGEDFIARLYPIHILLLPGIMLGLVVAHLILVFYHKHTQYPGPGRDQKTVVGMPFLPVYMAKAGGFFFLVFGVLALMGGIASINPVWAFGPYRPDLVTTGAQPDWYLGFSEGLIRVMPGWEINFWGHTLEPGVFIPFSLFPLILLALGVYPFIEAWITGDKREHHILDRPRNMPVRTGLGTAWLSLYTVLLIGGGNDIVATHLHLSINVITWFVRISVFVVPVLTYYVTKRVCLGLQRRDRAKVLHGRETGTIKRLPHGAYIEVHEPLSQAQLFTLTQHEQDPPYEIGPLVDANGVRRRVGPTQRVRARLARAMFGPHTRIAKPTVEEYREVTSGDHH; this comes from the coding sequence ATGGACGGCGCACGATCGGGGCACGACGGGACGGATGCGCGGCGGTCCGCACCGCCCGGCAAGGGCGAGAAGATCGCCGACTGGGCCGACGGGCGGCTCGGGCTGTTCGCCCTGGCCAAGGCCAATATGCGCAAGGTCTTCCCGGACCACTGGTCCTTCATGCTGGGCGAGGTCTGCCTCTACAGCTTCCTCGTCCTGATCCTCACCGGCGTCTACCTCACCCTGTTCTTCGACCCGAGCACCAACGAGGTCGTCTACAACGGCACCTACGAGCCCCTCAACGGCGTCCTGATGACCAGGGCGTACGAGTCCACGCTCGACATCAGCTTCGACGTGCGCGGCGGGCTGCTCATGCGGCAGATCCACCACTGGGCGGCGCTGGTCTTCGTCACCGGAATGCTCGTGCACATGATGCGGGTGTTCTTCACCGGCGCCTTCCGCAAGCCGCGCGAGCTCAACTGGGTGTTCGGCTGGACCCTGCTGATGCTCGGCATCATCACCGGCCTGACCGGCTACTCCCTCCCCGACGACCTGCTGTCCGGCACCGGCCTGCGGTTCGCCCACGGCGCGATCCTGTCCATCCCGATCGTCGGGACGTACGTGGCGTTCTTCCTCTTCGGCGGGGAGTTCCCCGGCGAGGACTTCATCGCGCGCCTCTACCCGATCCACATCCTGCTGCTGCCCGGGATCATGCTCGGCCTGGTGGTCGCCCATCTGATCCTGGTCTTCTACCACAAGCACACGCAGTACCCGGGCCCCGGCCGCGACCAGAAGACGGTCGTCGGCATGCCCTTCCTGCCGGTGTACATGGCCAAGGCGGGCGGCTTCTTCTTCCTCGTCTTCGGCGTGCTGGCGCTCATGGGCGGCATCGCCAGCATCAACCCGGTCTGGGCCTTCGGGCCCTACCGCCCGGACCTGGTGACCACGGGCGCCCAGCCCGACTGGTACCTGGGCTTCTCCGAGGGCCTGATCCGGGTGATGCCGGGATGGGAGATCAACTTCTGGGGCCACACCCTGGAACCGGGCGTCTTCATCCCCTTCTCCCTCTTCCCGCTGATCCTGCTCGCGCTCGGCGTGTATCCCTTCATCGAGGCGTGGATCACCGGTGACAAACGCGAGCACCACATCCTCGACCGGCCGCGCAACATGCCCGTGCGCACTGGCCTCGGCACGGCCTGGCTGAGCCTGTACACGGTGCTGCTGATCGGCGGCGGCAACGACATCGTGGCCACGCACCTGCATCTGTCCATCAACGTGATCACCTGGTTCGTGCGGATCTCGGTCTTCGTCGTGCCCGTCCTCACCTACTACGTGACCAAGCGCGTCTGTCTCGGGCTGCAGCGCCGGGACCGGGCCAAGGTGCTGCACGGCAGGGAGACGGGCACCATCAAGCGGCTTCCGCACGGCGCGTACATCGAGGTCCACGAGCCGCTCTCACAGGCGCAGCTGTTCACCCTCACCCAGCACGAGCAGGACCCGCCGTACGAGATCGGCCCGCTCGTCGACGCGAACGGCGTCCGGCGCCGGGTCGGCCCGACGCAGCGGGTGCGGGCCCGGCTGGCGCGGGCGATGTTCGGGCCGCACACGCGGATCGCCAAGCCGACGGTGGAGGAGTACCGCGAGGTCACCAGCGGCGATCACCACTGA
- a CDS encoding MerR family transcriptional regulator: MKIGRLSRETGVSVRLLRYYEEQGLLAAERTPGGQRVYDADAPATVRRIRTLLDAGLPTRVIREVLECVCGSEAEVEPCMTPLLLEQLQGIEERIAGLEGSRQSLTRLLAPLA; encoded by the coding sequence TTGAAGATCGGCCGGCTCTCCCGGGAGACGGGCGTCAGCGTCCGGTTGCTCCGCTACTACGAGGAGCAGGGCCTGCTCGCCGCCGAGCGCACCCCGGGCGGACAGCGGGTGTACGACGCCGACGCGCCCGCGACCGTACGCCGGATCCGTACCCTCCTCGACGCCGGTCTGCCCACCCGGGTGATCCGTGAGGTGCTGGAGTGCGTCTGCGGCAGCGAGGCAGAGGTGGAGCCGTGCATGACACCGCTGTTGCTGGAGCAACTGCAGGGGATCGAGGAGCGGATCGCCGGTCTGGAGGGCTCGCGGCAGTCGCTCACCCGGCTGCTCGCCCCGTTGGCCTAG
- a CDS encoding aldo/keto reductase produces the protein MTNATIFQLGGDLPVRRIGYGAMRLANAPHERAGMTAPIWTAPTDRPEAIALLRKAVDLGVNLFDTADAYALGTNEELLAEALHPYRDGVLIATKAGVVRPSPTEWITHGHPAYLRQQAELSLRRLRTDRIDLFQLHRIDPEYPLADQIGALKQLQEEGKVRHIGLSEVTVKELTAAERIAPIASVQNLYNLAERGHEEVIDHTVERGIAFLPYFPIARGEHSADGSPLARVAEELGATPSQTALAWLLHRAPNVLPIPGTSSPTHLAENAGALGLALTAEQFQRIAG, from the coding sequence ATGACGAACGCGACGATATTCCAGCTCGGCGGCGACCTCCCGGTACGGCGGATCGGCTACGGCGCCATGCGGCTGGCGAACGCCCCGCACGAGCGCGCCGGTATGACCGCCCCGATCTGGACCGCCCCCACCGACCGTCCCGAGGCGATCGCCCTGCTGCGCAAGGCGGTCGACCTGGGCGTGAACCTCTTCGACACCGCCGACGCCTACGCCCTCGGCACCAACGAGGAGTTGCTGGCCGAGGCCCTGCACCCCTACCGCGACGGCGTCCTGATCGCCACCAAGGCGGGCGTCGTGCGGCCGAGCCCGACGGAGTGGATCACGCACGGCCACCCGGCCTATCTGCGCCAGCAGGCCGAGCTCAGCCTGCGTCGGCTCCGCACCGACCGCATCGACCTCTTCCAGCTGCACCGTATCGACCCCGAGTACCCGCTCGCCGACCAGATCGGTGCGCTGAAGCAACTCCAGGAGGAGGGCAAGGTCCGGCACATCGGGCTGTCCGAGGTGACGGTGAAGGAGCTGACGGCGGCCGAGCGGATCGCGCCGATAGCGAGCGTGCAGAACCTCTACAACCTGGCCGAACGCGGCCACGAAGAGGTGATCGACCACACCGTCGAGCGCGGCATCGCCTTCCTGCCGTACTTCCCGATCGCGCGGGGCGAGCACTCGGCCGACGGCAGCCCTCTCGCGCGGGTCGCCGAGGAGCTGGGCGCCACCCCGTCGCAGACCGCCCTGGCCTGGCTGCTGCACCGCGCCCCGAACGTGCTCCCCATCCCGGGCACCTCCTCCCCCACCCATCTGGCGGAGAACGCCGGCGCTCTCGGACTCGCCCTGACCGCGGAGCAGTTCCAGCGCATCGCCGGGTGA
- a CDS encoding VWA domain-containing protein translates to MAAISLSKVEETAPALVSLYKNAGVSLRKHGLDGVRAAVYLVVDYSGSMKPYYKDGSVQALADRVLGLSAHFDDDGSVPVVFFSTDVDAETEIALAGHQGRIERIVAGLGHMGKTSYHLAMDAVIDHYLDSGSRDPALVVFQTDGGPINKLAAERYLCKAAPLPLFWQFIGFGDPTSKQFDFLRKLDELAVPAKRVVDNAGFFHAGSDPRTVSDAELYDRLVGEFPKWLVAARAQGIVRPS, encoded by the coding sequence ATGGCCGCGATCAGTCTCAGCAAGGTGGAGGAGACCGCGCCCGCGCTGGTCAGCCTGTACAAGAACGCCGGGGTCTCGCTCCGCAAGCACGGGCTGGACGGGGTGCGGGCGGCGGTCTATCTGGTGGTCGACTACTCCGGTTCGATGAAGCCGTACTACAAGGACGGCAGCGTGCAGGCGCTCGCCGACCGGGTGCTCGGGCTGTCGGCGCACTTCGACGACGACGGGAGCGTGCCGGTGGTGTTCTTCTCCACCGACGTTGACGCCGAGACCGAGATCGCGCTGGCCGGCCACCAGGGGCGGATCGAGCGGATCGTGGCCGGGCTCGGGCACATGGGCAAGACCAGCTACCACCTGGCGATGGACGCCGTCATCGACCACTACCTGGACAGCGGGTCGAGGGACCCCGCCCTGGTCGTGTTCCAGACCGACGGCGGGCCCATCAACAAGCTCGCCGCCGAACGGTACCTGTGCAAGGCGGCCCCCCTCCCGCTGTTCTGGCAGTTCATCGGTTTCGGGGACCCCACCAGCAAGCAGTTCGACTTCCTGCGCAAGCTCGACGAACTGGCGGTGCCGGCCAAGCGGGTCGTCGACAACGCCGGGTTCTTCCACGCCGGCTCGGATCCGCGGACCGTGTCCGACGCCGAGTTGTACGACCGCCTGGTCGGGGAATTCCCGAAGTGGCTCGTGGCGGCGCGGGCGCAGGGGATCGTACGGCCGTCCTGA
- a CDS encoding rhomboid family intramembrane serine protease, which translates to MEPESTPSTESTESTESTVTTCYRHPKVESHVRCTRCDRYICPDCMREASVGHQCVECVKEGARSVRQARTVVGGRMAATPLVTSVLIGLNVLAYLAEVVRPEILDRFAMVSARLVGPDGGYYVYEPGHPSDFHAEGVVAGQWERLLTSGFLHLPPTEGTFGLLHIVMNMFSLWQLGRIVEPMLGRVRYIALYLLATLGGSVFELLLTDVNVESVGASGAVFGLGAAYYVLARRVGADMRGVNRFMAFLLLWLLLSAGLTSWQGHLGGLLTGAAVTLAYAYAPRGPRRVLIQVAACVSVFVLLAVVAVARVSELTGGGVAQ; encoded by the coding sequence GTGGAGCCCGAGTCCACCCCGTCCACCGAGTCCACCGAGTCCACCGAGTCCACCGTCACCACCTGCTATCGCCACCCCAAAGTGGAGTCCCACGTCCGCTGCACCCGCTGCGACCGGTACATCTGCCCGGACTGCATGCGCGAGGCGTCCGTCGGCCACCAGTGCGTGGAGTGCGTGAAGGAGGGCGCGCGGTCGGTGCGGCAGGCGCGGACTGTCGTCGGTGGGCGGATGGCCGCGACGCCGCTCGTGACCTCCGTGCTCATCGGGCTCAACGTCCTCGCCTACCTGGCCGAGGTGGTGCGCCCGGAGATCCTGGACCGTTTCGCGATGGTCAGCGCCCGGCTGGTCGGCCCGGACGGCGGCTACTACGTCTACGAGCCCGGACACCCCTCCGACTTCCACGCCGAGGGCGTGGTCGCGGGGCAGTGGGAGCGGCTGCTGACCAGCGGTTTCCTCCACCTGCCCCCGACGGAGGGCACCTTCGGGCTGCTGCACATCGTGATGAACATGTTCTCGCTGTGGCAGCTCGGCCGGATCGTGGAGCCCATGCTGGGCCGGGTCCGGTACATCGCGCTCTACCTGCTGGCGACGCTGGGCGGTTCGGTGTTCGAGCTGCTGCTGACCGACGTGAACGTGGAGTCGGTCGGCGCGTCGGGGGCGGTCTTCGGCCTCGGCGCCGCGTACTACGTCCTCGCCCGCCGGGTCGGGGCAGACATGCGGGGCGTCAACCGGTTCATGGCGTTCCTGCTCCTGTGGCTGCTGCTCTCCGCCGGTCTCACCTCCTGGCAGGGCCACCTCGGTGGACTGCTCACGGGAGCCGCGGTGACGCTCGCCTACGCTTATGCCCCACGCGGCCCGCGTCGGGTCCTGATCCAGGTGGCCGCCTGTGTGAGCGTGTTCGTGCTGCTGGCGGTGGTCGCGGTCGCGAGGGTTTCGGAACTGACCGGCGGAGGGGTGGCCCAGTGA
- a CDS encoding chitosanase, whose translation MRRIGVLLFATVPVAVTAAVYFLVPTDSAESPGEPTVATAQQASRQDAKSRAEQERSADDKLIASLPPGLAAPAKKELAQQLVSSAENSTLDWRDTFEYIEDIDDGQGYTAGIIGFCTGTHDLLTLVERYTADHPDNGLAKYLPALRAVDGTDSHEGLDPGFTAAWKAEAEQPAFQEAQLAERDRAYFDPAVRLAKLDGLGTLGQFIYYDAMVFHGPGIDDDGFYVLRERALREADSPSQGGSEKAYLDIFLDIRRKAMREKRPGTDTTRIDTAQRQFLYDGNLRLRTPLEWRVYGEPYRIP comes from the coding sequence GTGAGACGTATCGGTGTCCTGCTCTTCGCGACCGTCCCCGTGGCCGTCACCGCGGCCGTCTACTTCCTCGTCCCCACGGACTCCGCCGAGAGCCCGGGCGAGCCCACCGTCGCCACCGCGCAGCAGGCGTCCCGGCAGGACGCCAAGAGCCGGGCCGAGCAGGAGCGGTCGGCGGACGACAAGCTGATCGCGAGCCTGCCGCCGGGGCTGGCCGCCCCGGCGAAGAAGGAACTGGCCCAGCAGCTCGTATCCAGCGCCGAGAACTCGACCCTGGACTGGCGCGACACCTTCGAGTACATCGAGGACATCGACGACGGCCAGGGCTACACGGCCGGCATCATCGGCTTCTGCACCGGCACGCACGACCTGCTCACGCTGGTCGAGCGCTACACCGCCGACCATCCGGACAACGGGCTCGCCAAGTATCTGCCCGCCCTGCGCGCGGTGGACGGCACCGACTCCCACGAGGGCCTCGACCCCGGTTTCACGGCGGCCTGGAAGGCGGAGGCCGAGCAGCCCGCCTTCCAGGAGGCCCAGCTCGCCGAGCGCGACCGCGCCTACTTCGACCCGGCGGTCCGCCTCGCCAAGCTCGACGGTCTCGGCACGCTGGGCCAGTTCATCTACTACGACGCGATGGTCTTCCACGGCCCGGGAATCGACGACGACGGCTTCTACGTACTGCGCGAACGCGCCCTGCGCGAGGCGGACTCCCCCTCCCAGGGCGGCTCGGAGAAGGCCTACCTGGACATCTTCCTCGACATCCGCCGCAAGGCCATGCGGGAGAAGCGTCCGGGCACCGACACCACCCGCATCGACACGGCCCAGCGCCAGTTCCTGTACGACGGGAACCTGCGGTTGCGGACGCCGCTGGAGTGGCGGGTGTACGGGGAGCCGTACAGGATTCCCTAG